One part of the Pandoraea faecigallinarum genome encodes these proteins:
- a CDS encoding DNA translocase FtsK, with amino-acid sequence MTTKSSYSAGAGSSLPNRVTHLFHEIRWMAQVALMVFLLMALFSYSRLDPSWTHAAHVERISNWAGRVGAWVADMLLLMLGLSAYWLVVFIARRVISGYRRISAKREAPPLRERLASGGWVEIVSSLMVLLSSAGIESLRLYRFKAQLPRASGGVIGETVGGFFQHALGFTGGTLALLLIFAFGLSLLFHFSWLSAAEKVGALILDTGTVIRRRREARRDRRLGEEAAIAREGAVVQNRVRAEVHEPVQIVPPVKVVPKSERVEKEKQAPLFADLPDSILPPLALLDAAPVAQETVSAETLEFTSRLIEKKLKDFGVEVSVVAAYPGPVITRYEIEPATGVKGSQIVNLAKDLARSLSLVSIRVVETIPGKNYMGLELPNPRRQTVRMTEILGSEVYNSSSSLLTLALGKDIGGKPVVADLAKMPHLLVAGTTGSGKSVGINAMILSLLYKATAEQVRLILIDPKMLEMSMYEGIQHLLCPVVTDMRQAGHALNWVVAEMERRYKLMSKLGVRNLAGYNNKIDDAAKREEHIPNPFSLTPEAPEPLQRLPYIVVVIDELADLMMVVGKKVEELIARIAQKARAAGIHLILATQRPSVDVITGLIKANVPTRVAFQVSSKIDSRTILDQQGAETLLGMGDMLYMPPGTGLPLRVHGAFVSDDEVHRVVERLKEQGEANYVEGILEGGTEGEDGGIDGAGGGTGEGGGESDPLYDQAVAVVLKQRRASISLVQRHLRIGYNRAARLLEQMEQSGVVSAMASNGNREILVPNREGE; translated from the coding sequence ATGACGACGAAATCTTCCTACTCTGCTGGTGCCGGATCGTCGTTGCCCAATCGGGTGACGCACCTCTTCCATGAAATCCGCTGGATGGCGCAGGTCGCGCTGATGGTGTTCCTGTTGATGGCGCTGTTCTCGTACAGCCGTCTGGACCCCAGCTGGACACATGCGGCGCACGTGGAGCGTATCTCCAACTGGGCAGGACGCGTTGGCGCATGGGTCGCCGACATGCTGCTGCTCATGCTCGGCCTGTCCGCTTACTGGCTGGTGGTGTTCATCGCCCGCCGGGTGATCTCGGGCTACCGCCGGATCTCCGCGAAGCGCGAAGCGCCTCCGTTGCGCGAGCGCCTGGCGAGCGGCGGCTGGGTGGAGATCGTCTCCTCCCTGATGGTGCTGCTCTCGAGCGCGGGCATCGAATCCCTGCGTCTTTACCGTTTCAAGGCCCAACTGCCGCGGGCCTCGGGCGGTGTCATCGGTGAGACGGTCGGCGGCTTCTTCCAGCATGCGCTCGGTTTTACGGGCGGCACACTGGCGTTGCTGCTGATCTTTGCCTTCGGCCTCTCGCTGCTGTTCCATTTCTCCTGGCTGTCGGCCGCCGAGAAAGTTGGCGCGCTGATTCTCGACACGGGCACCGTGATCCGCCGCCGCCGCGAGGCGCGTCGGGACCGGCGCCTGGGCGAGGAGGCGGCCATCGCCCGTGAAGGCGCGGTCGTGCAGAACCGCGTGCGCGCGGAAGTCCATGAGCCGGTGCAGATCGTCCCGCCGGTCAAGGTCGTGCCCAAGAGCGAGCGGGTCGAGAAGGAGAAGCAGGCACCGTTGTTCGCCGATCTGCCGGACTCCATCCTCCCGCCGCTGGCACTACTCGATGCCGCGCCAGTGGCGCAGGAAACCGTGTCGGCCGAGACGCTGGAATTCACGTCGCGCCTGATTGAGAAGAAACTCAAGGATTTCGGTGTCGAAGTGAGTGTGGTGGCCGCTTATCCCGGCCCCGTCATCACGCGCTACGAGATCGAACCGGCGACCGGCGTGAAGGGCAGCCAGATCGTGAATCTCGCGAAGGATCTGGCACGTTCGCTGTCGCTGGTGTCGATCCGCGTGGTCGAGACTATCCCCGGCAAGAATTACATGGGGCTGGAATTGCCGAACCCGCGTCGTCAGACGGTGCGCATGACCGAAATTCTCGGCTCGGAGGTGTACAACAGTTCGTCGTCGCTGCTCACGCTGGCGCTCGGCAAGGATATCGGCGGCAAACCGGTCGTGGCCGATCTGGCGAAGATGCCTCACTTACTGGTCGCGGGCACCACGGGCTCGGGCAAGTCGGTGGGGATCAACGCGATGATCCTGTCCTTGCTGTACAAGGCGACGGCGGAGCAGGTGCGGCTCATCCTGATCGACCCGAAGATGCTCGAAATGAGCATGTACGAAGGTATCCAGCATTTGCTGTGTCCGGTAGTGACGGACATGCGCCAGGCGGGCCATGCGCTGAACTGGGTCGTCGCCGAGATGGAACGTCGCTACAAATTGATGAGCAAGCTCGGCGTTCGCAATCTGGCGGGCTACAACAACAAGATCGACGATGCGGCCAAGCGCGAAGAGCATATTCCGAATCCGTTCTCGCTGACGCCGGAAGCGCCCGAGCCATTGCAGCGCCTGCCGTACATCGTCGTGGTGATCGACGAGTTGGCCGACCTCATGATGGTCGTCGGCAAGAAGGTCGAGGAATTGATTGCACGCATTGCACAGAAGGCGCGCGCGGCCGGTATTCATCTGATTCTGGCGACACAGCGTCCGTCGGTCGACGTGATTACGGGGCTTATCAAGGCGAACGTGCCAACGCGTGTGGCCTTCCAGGTGTCCTCGAAGATCGATTCGCGCACGATTCTGGACCAGCAGGGGGCGGAGACGCTCCTTGGCATGGGCGACATGCTCTACATGCCGCCGGGCACCGGTTTGCCGTTGCGCGTGCATGGGGCGTTCGTCTCCGATGACGAAGTGCATCGTGTGGTCGAGCGGCTCAAGGAGCAGGGCGAGGCGAATTACGTCGAGGGCATTCTGGAAGGCGGAACGGAAGGCGAAGACGGCGGTATCGACGGCGCGGGCGGCGGAACCGGCGAGGGGGGCGGCGAGTCCGACCCTCTGTACGATCAGGCGGTGGCCGTGGTGCTCAAGCAGCGGCGTGCGTCGATCTCGCTGGTGCAGCGCCATTTGCGCATCGGCTACAACCGGGCGGCGCGACTGCTCGAACAGATGGAACAGTCCGGCGTGGTGTCGGCGATGGCGAGCAACGGCAACCGGGAAATTCTGGTGCCGAATCGCGAGGGAGAATAA
- the lolA gene encoding outer membrane lipoprotein chaperone LolA codes for MLGFKRGLPLMVGAAGVTLAALVAPAYASGTAQLKAFAAQVKSARGEFEQKQVKGQQDGAMKVTNNASGTFEFSRPGQFVWHYTKPYDQLLQADGTTLYVYDKDLNQVTERKLGDSLGASPAAILFGSNDIEKSFSLKDAGVKNGIDWVELKPKSQDTQFQRVGIGFRDGNLAAMELYDAFGNVTLLTFSNMQKNPSLPAGNFKFTVPKGADVIKG; via the coding sequence ATGCTGGGATTCAAGCGCGGTTTGCCGCTCATGGTGGGTGCCGCCGGTGTGACGCTGGCGGCGTTGGTCGCGCCGGCGTATGCCAGCGGTACGGCACAACTCAAGGCGTTCGCGGCGCAAGTGAAATCGGCGCGTGGCGAGTTCGAGCAGAAACAGGTCAAGGGCCAGCAGGACGGCGCGATGAAGGTGACCAACAATGCCTCGGGCACGTTCGAGTTCTCGCGTCCCGGTCAGTTCGTCTGGCATTACACGAAGCCTTACGACCAATTGTTGCAGGCGGACGGTACTACGCTTTACGTCTACGACAAGGATCTGAATCAGGTCACCGAGCGCAAGCTCGGCGACTCGTTGGGCGCGAGCCCGGCGGCGATTCTCTTCGGCAGCAACGATATTGAAAAGAGCTTTTCGCTCAAGGACGCCGGCGTAAAGAACGGTATCGACTGGGTGGAACTGAAGCCGAAGTCGCAGGACACGCAATTCCAGCGTGTCGGCATCGGGTTTCGCGACGGCAATCTTGCCGCGATGGAACTGTACGATGCGTTCGGCAACGTGACCTTGCTCACGTTCAGCAACATGCAGAAGAACCCATCGCTGCCGGCGGGCAACTTCAAGTTCAC